Below is a genomic region from Leifsonia sp. Root112D2.
CCTACCCCGACCTCATCGCGGCTGTGCTCGCAAGCAGCGGCGTCGTCACCGACTCCGGCGGGCTCCAAAAGGAGGCCTTTCTGCTTCGCGTGCCGTGCACGACCGTGCGCAGCGAAACCGAATGGGTTGAGACGGTCGAGCTCGGCTGGAATGTACTCGCCAATTCGAGCGCCGAGATCGCGGCTGCGGTCACGCGCGAACGGCCGAGTGACACGGATGCCGCACCGTACGGTGACGGCCACGCTGCGGCTCGCGTCGTGCAGGTGTTGATCGATCGGGCGGAATGAGTTCCATAGCGGGCTCCCCCGCGGTAACCGCAGAGGGCCGCACGGTTCGCCTCGACTCGCTCACCGGGCTGCGATGGTGGGCGGCCTTCGCCGTCTTCGCGTACCACATGCGCAATCTGGCGCCGCTTCCGCATTCGGGCATCTTCGTGTACGGCAACTATGGCGTCACCTTCTTCTTCATCCTCTCCGGCTTCGTACTCACGTGGTCGGCGCGACCAAGCGTCGCCCCCACCACCTTCTGGTGGAGGCGCTTCGCCCGCATCTATCCTTCACACTTCGTGGCGTTGCTGTTCGCGATCCCGGTCTTTTACAGCTTCGATCCGGATCCGGCCCAGACCTGGGTGAAGCCGGTGTCGTTCGGCATTCTGGCGCTCTCCTTCGTCTTCCTTCAGGGCTGGTCACGGGACCCGGCGATCCTGTTTTCGGGTAACCCGGCCGCCTGGACGCTGAGCTGTGAAGCTTTCTTCTACGCCCTGCACCCGGCCCTGCACCGAGCCTTCCAAGGGCTGACCAAGCGCGGCGCGCTGTGGGCGACGGTCGGCGTGATAGCGCTGGCTTTCGCCTATCGCATCGCCGTCATTGCGTGGCCCAGCTCGTGGCTGGGTTCCCTACCGCTGCCAATCACTCGCGTCAGCGAGTTCATCATCGGCATCGGCATTGCGCGGGCGATGATCGCCGGCTGGAAGGTGCGCATCAAGCCGTTGTGGGCCTATCTCCTCGGAGCCGGGCTCATTCTGTGGGTCTTCATCAGTGTGCGCTGGGAAGGAGACAACGCCGTTGTGCGCTTCATACTCCAGACCTCAAACGAATGGATCATCATCGCCTGCGCCGTCACCATTGCTGCCGTCGCGTGGCGCGACGTCACCGGCGGGCAATCCATTCTGCGCTGGCGCCCTCTCGTCGTGCTCGGCGAATGGTCGTATGCGTTCTACCTCGTGCACGCCACGTTCGTCTACATCGCCCTCTCCCTCTTTGGCGGCCAGCGCACGGCGTGGTCCAACCTGCTGTGGTACGCCGCGCTGCTCGCACTGTCGTTGGCGGGCGCCGCGGCCCTGCACTACCTGATCGAGAAACCATTCGAACGGTATATGCGCGCCTGGTGGGACGCCCGGCTCAAGCGCAAGCAGCTCGCGCGTTCAGCGACGAGTGCGGAATCCTCGACCTAGTTTCATCACGCGAGCGGTACGTCGGCGCCACCGGCCCCTGTGAAATCCCCCTCCCACCCCGATCAAAAGAACCGGCGCAGATATGGGATTCGCAGCGCCACCATGCTGACGGCAAACGAGACGATCGCGACGCCTGCCCACACAAGCAACGCTGTCCAGAACGACGTAGAGAGCGGAGCAACGATTCCCGGGAAAAGCACCTCAGCGAGAATGAGGAAGAAGAAGTGGATAAGGAAGGTGCCGAACGACGCAGCTGAGAGCGTTTTGAGCCTGCGAGCGGCACGATCGGAGAGGACGATTCGCGACATCCACCCTTGCGTCACCAGGAATATTCCGATGGTCGCCAGCGCGACGACAGCGCCGATGTAACTCACCGGCGCGATCGCCTGGAGAGTCGCTGCTCTCGGCGCAATTCCGTACTGCCAGACGATCTCGACAAGAAGCAGGGCCGTTACCGCCGCGACTATGACGGTCCAGAGACGGCTGAGCACGACATTGCGCAGAGCCCACCCGATGAGGAAGTATCCGACATAGGGAACCCACTGGGTAAGCGCACTCAGTACGATCGGCCGCGGCGACCCGTGCAATGCAGAGAGGCCGGCGAGACTGTAGACGAGCAGGGTCGCCACAAGAACTGCAACGGCGAAGATGACGGCGCGTCGCTGGCCGCCCTGGTTCAGGAATGCGGCAAGGATCGGCGCCACGGCGTACAGTCCTACAATCAGCCACAAGAAGTACAGATGCGTGTAGGTCTTGCCATCCACGATCAGCTGCAGCATTCCGCCAACACCTAGCTGCTGGTGGCTCATCCCGACGCGCACCACGAGGAGGTAGAACAACTGCCAACCGACGAAGGCAGGGCCGAGCCTCAGCAACCGTTTTCGATAGAAGGCCGACGGACCGAGTTCGACCGTACGGGGACCGAGCAGAAGCGCTCCACTTACCATCACGAAAGCGGGTACAACCCAGACGTTGCCGAGATCGGCTGCGGCCGCCGCCCACCACGTGACGGATCCCCGAATGTCCTGGTTCGAAACAATACCGCCGAAGACATGGATCGCTACCACGCCCAGAATCGCTACCACCCGAAGCAAATCCAACGCCGCGGACCGAGACGTGGCCGGCTGCGGCTCAACCAGCCCTCTTACCCGTGCACCATCGGTTGCCATCCAACCAACACTAGGTCACGCCGGAGAGGCATCCGTTTGGACAAGCCGGGCGATGGCTGCGCCCCAGATCGCGACCTGGGATTCGGCGGAGAGGTCATGTGCGGCGGCATCCGATGACTGCTTAAAGCCCCGCACCTGCTCAGGGGTGAGGTTATCGAGCACCGCAGCCAGAGCGTCCGAACTGAAGTCATCCGCGACTACCCCGCAGCCATATTCGTTAAGCAACCGCGCCATCTCATGCGACGGGCCGATGATCAGCCCGAGCCGGGCCTGCACATAATCGAAGAACTTGTTCGGCAAAGCCCACGCGTTGTTGAAGCTCACCGGTGGAAGGATATGCACCCCAACATCGAAGGCGTTGAGCGTTTCAATGAGTTCGCTGTACGGTACCGGATCGTGCACCACAATCCGATCGGATGCCGCAGCCCGCGTCTTCAGCTCCTCAAGGTGCTCGGGGTCGTTCGGGGTCAGGTACAGATCGAGCGTCGCACCCGATGCGGATGCTTCAACCGCCTCGACGATTCCCACGATGTTCCTATCCCGCAGGCAGGCTCCGCTATGTACGAGACGAATCGGATCTCCAACCGACGTCGGCGACACATCCGCGTACGGGGCAGCATTCGTCACCACCCCGGCATCAATACCGAACACACGCTTGTACTCATCGGCAATACCCTCGCAACGAAGGTGCGGCACATCCAACGGATGAACGGCGCGACAAAGAGACGCCACCGCGTCAGTTCTTCCTTCTGACGGGGGGCATATTCATGCAGATCGGCGTGAACCCCGCGGTCAGGCCGTAGCGACAGCGCCAAGCCAACGGCATCGACGTCGTTCGCGAGAACAACATCGAATTCGCACCCCTGCAGTTGTTGCTTCGCGTTTGCGATAGCGGCATTGGACCAATAGGCGCGACGATACTGTCGGGTCATGAGCAAGGTGCGATCGTATCTCCATACCGCGAACTCGCTCGGAATCTCGATATGACCGGCCACGCCGTCGGGCGCAGGTCCGTGAC
It encodes:
- a CDS encoding acyltransferase, which produces MATDGARVRGLVEPQPATSRSAALDLLRVVAILGVVAIHVFGGIVSNQDIRGSVTWWAAAAADLGNVWVVPAFVMVSGALLLGPRTVELGPSAFYRKRLLRLGPAFVGWQLFYLLVVRVGMSHQQLGVGGMLQLIVDGKTYTHLYFLWLIVGLYAVAPILAAFLNQGGQRRAVIFAVAVLVATLLVYSLAGLSALHGSPRPIVLSALTQWVPYVGYFLIGWALRNVVLSRLWTVIVAAVTALLLVEIVWQYGIAPRAATLQAIAPVSYIGAVVALATIGIFLVTQGWMSRIVLSDRAARRLKTLSAASFGTFLIHFFFLILAEVLFPGIVAPLSTSFWTALLVWAGVAIVSFAVSMVALRIPYLRRFF
- a CDS encoding acyltransferase family protein, producing MSSIAGSPAVTAEGRTVRLDSLTGLRWWAAFAVFAYHMRNLAPLPHSGIFVYGNYGVTFFFILSGFVLTWSARPSVAPTTFWWRRFARIYPSHFVALLFAIPVFYSFDPDPAQTWVKPVSFGILALSFVFLQGWSRDPAILFSGNPAAWTLSCEAFFYALHPALHRAFQGLTKRGALWATVGVIALAFAYRIAVIAWPSSWLGSLPLPITRVSEFIIGIGIARAMIAGWKVRIKPLWAYLLGAGLILWVFISVRWEGDNAVVRFILQTSNEWIIIACAVTIAAVAWRDVTGGQSILRWRPLVVLGEWSYAFYLVHATFVYIALSLFGGQRTAWSNLLWYAALLALSLAGAAALHYLIEKPFERYMRAWWDARLKRKQLARSATSAESST